In Enoplosus armatus isolate fEnoArm2 chromosome 2, fEnoArm2.hap1, whole genome shotgun sequence, one DNA window encodes the following:
- the stox2a gene encoding storkhead-box protein 2 isoform X2: MKKNRSSNLRRAWPSSELTERPLEHNLSRSEKDIRVQKQHLPPPPPPHFSPSPPSYRAPGDVSPISMSPISQSQFIPLGEILCLAISAMNSAHKPVNQEALVEHLTASFPGVPTPSSEVLRHTLNMLVRERKIYPTPEGYFIVTPQTYYITPSLIRTNNKWYHLDDRLPERQPQQSQQQQQQQQQQQQQQQQPQQCTSPQSGNVTPSTPGCLRERPPRKNHSDSYNSYREDSSRLHTSALQSKSPKEHRGDSYQKPPSYPYPPLPTSSPVQQPPPQDPVDKSKSITSFPYKTDTLTKKKEGSGGGSGEKQSKRFGLRLFRLSFKKDKMRQLATFSAQFPPEEWPLRDEDVPTTPIPREVEMEIIRRINPDLTVENVARHTAVMKRLEEERTQKNKAGSSAQHSARSRRGRGHRRAPHGKSRSHSKPRTSRGDPSEGSNWDLLFMERDYRFFSHSLVRSPREAMYTLERRRSGGATYLVHSNPNITESYCPVTPEWDVSGELAKRRTEMPFPEPSRGTCQSRVQRSHSHNQDRKSRHERSDQAKERSRSMDNSLKGPTLGAPEDFEPSLEERSHYYTDDGTLRATQKSSHYSRIMFSAAKFHSDFNVPDLGKGSLDESRIRSTMERNKSRDSLPTYNELMGLSPKPSTDEYFQCNTSNETILTAPSPQAKSEYDTLTSSGGLRKGSPADRQTPHLTSPHTMEYKEDLSAAKGQNGSVRLTPSQTPEPAQNARLTPHQHNVDPGGGGGGMVIKRKEIFSKDTLFKPPHNALSTGYVDSSYTKSGTLRKASHAKSTEALDNPEPQQPSNSATSSASPAVLQGCLEPTVPSASFDYYNVSDDEEEEDAEEDSHKELAKAEDNKDHGEVGGNCGGSGGGGEGTMQWLLEREKDHDLQRKLETNLTLLSPKETENSSSQKSAHSARLDSMDSSSVTVDSGFNSPRTRESLASNTSSIVESNRRQNPALSPGHIGTSGIGLPFSFRAIPEPPTTQPEKLQKSSNCLASITSV, encoded by the exons ATGAAGAAGAACCGCAGCAGCAATCTGCGGCGGGCCTGGCCCAGCTCGGAGCTCACCGAGCGCCCGCTGGAGCACAATCTCTCCCGTAGTGAGAAAGACATCCGTGTGCAGAAGCAGcatcttcctccccctcctcctcctcatttctctCCGTCCCCGCCAAGTTATCGTGCGCCAG gtgaCGTGTCTCCGATCAGTATGTCACCTATCAGCCAGTCACAGTTCATCCCGCTGGGGGAGATCTTGTGCCTGGCCATCTCTGCTATGAACTCTGCCCACAAGCCTGTCAACCAGGAGGCTCTGGTGGAGCACCTCACTGCCAGCTTCCCAG GCGTGCCTACACCCAGCTCTGAGGTTCTGCGACATACCCTGAACATGCTGGTGCGAGAGAGGAAGATCTACCCAACTCCAGAGGGCTACTTCATTGTCACCCCCCAGACCTACTATATCACTCCTTCCCTCATCAGAACCAACAACAAGTGGTATCACCTGGATGATCGGCTGCCAGAGCGCCAACCGcaacagtcacagcagcagcagcagcaacagcagcagcagcagcagcagcagcagcaacctcAGCAATGCACTTCGCCTCAGTCTGGCAACGTCACACCATCCACACCTGGCTGCCTGAGAGAGAGGCCTCCTCGGAAGAATCACAGTGACTCATACAACTCCTATCGCGAAGACTCGTCCAGACTTCATACCTCTGCGCTCCAAAGTAAGTCACCAAAGGAGCACAGGGGAGATTCTTATCAAA AACCGCCATCATACCCTTATCCCCCTCTTCccacttcctctcctgtccAGCAACCGCCGCCTCAAGATCCCGTAGATAAGAGCAAAAGCATCACTTCTTTCCCTTATAAAACTGACACTCtgaccaaaaagaaagaaggaagtggTGGCGGGAGTGGTGAGAAGCAATCCAAAAGGTTTGGTCTCAGGCTCTTCAGGCTAAGTTTCAAGAAGGACAAAATGAGGCAGCTGGCCACCTTCTCAGCTCAGTTCCCCCCAGAGGAGTGGCCTCTTCGTGACGAGGACGTGCCAACCACGCCCATTCCCCGCGAGGTGGAGATGGAAATAATCCGCCGAATCAACCCCGACCTAACAGTGGAGAATGTGGCGAGGCACACAGCTGTGATGAAGAGGCTGGAGGAAGAGCGTACGCAGAAGAACAAGGCGGGGTCTTCAGCCCAGCACAGTGCACgcagcaggagggggaggggccaCAGAAGGGCCCCACATGGTAAGTCCCGCTCACACAGCAAGCCCCGAACCTCCAGGGGGGACCCGTCTGAGGGTTCAAACTGGGACCTTTTGTTCATGGAAAGGGATTACCGCTTCTTTAGCCACTCGTTAGTTCGCTCGCCTCGGGAGGCCATGTACACCTTGGAGCGCAGGCGAAGTGGAGGCGCAACGTACCTAGTCCATAGCAACCCCAACATTACTGAATCGTACTGCCCCGTTACCCCTGAGTGGGACGTGTCTGGGGAGCTAGCCAAGAGGCGGACGGAGATGCCCTTCCCAGAGCCGTCGCGTGGGACTTGCCAGTCCAGAGTGCAAAGAAGTCACAGTCACAATCAGGACAGGAAGTCGCGTCACGAGAGGTCAGATCAAGCTAAGGAACGCTCTCGGTCCATGGACAACTCCCTCAAGGGCCCGACACTGGGGGCTCCAGAAGACTTTGAACCCAGTCTGGAGGAGCGTAGTCATTACTACACCGATGACGGCACCCTGCGTGCCACACAGAAGTCCTCCCACTACTCAAGGATCATGTTCTCTGCTGCTAAGTTCCACTCTGATTTTAATGTGCCTGATTTGGGGAAAGGGAGTTTGGACGAGTCAAGGATCCGGAGTACGATGGAGAGGAACAAAAGCAGAGACAGCTTGCCTACGTACAATGAGCTAATGGGACTTTCTCCTAAGCCCTCAACAGATGAGTACTTCCAGTGCAATAcgtcaaatgaaacaatcctAACTGCCCCTTCGCCTCAGGCAAAATCAGAATATGACACATTAACCTCATCAGGGGGACTCCGAAAGGGCTCTCCGGCTGACCGCCAAACgcctcacctcacctctcctcacACGATGGAGTACAAAGAGGACTTGTCGGCAGCAAAGGGACAGAACGGCTCGGTGCGACTGACGCCAAGCCAGACGCCAGAGCCGGCGCAAAATGCCCGTTTGACGCCACACCAACACAATGTAGATCCcggagggggaggaggcggtATGGTGATCAAGAGGAAAGAGATCTTCAGCAAGGACACTTTGTTCAAACCTCCACACAATGCCTTGTCCACAGGCTACGTGGACAGCAGCTACACCAAGTCCGGCACATTGCGGAAAGCCTCACATGCCAAATCAACAGAGGCCCTAGACAATCCTGAGCCCCAGCAGCCTTCCAATTCAGCCACTTCCTCAGCGTCACCTGCAGTTTTACAGGGCTGCTTAGAGCCAACAGTCCCCTCCGCCTCCTTTGACTATTATAATGTAtcagatgatgaggaggaggaagacgcaGAGGAGGACTCGCACAAAGAGTTGGCAAAGGCAGAGGACAACAAAGACCATGGGGAAGTGGGTGGTAACTGTGgaggcagtggtggtggtggggagggaACCATGCAGTGGCTACTGGAGCGGGAGAAGGACCATGATCTGCAGCGGAAACTGGAGACCAATCTGACCTTACTCAGCCCCAAGGAGACggagaacagcagcagccagaagTCGGCCCACTCTGCCCGTTTGGACAGCAtggacagcagcagtgtcaCGGTGGACAGTGGATTCAACTCCCCCAG GACGCGTGAAAGCCTTGCATCCAACACATCCAGCATAGTGGAAAGCAATAGACGGCAGAATCCAGCGCTGAGCCCCGGCCACATCGGCACCAGTGGTATCGGACTGCCATTCAGCTTTCGCGCCATCCCAGAACCCCCCACCACACAGCCTGAGAAACTCCAGAAGTCATCGAACTGCCTGGCCTCCATCACCAGCGTCTGA
- the stox2a gene encoding storkhead-box protein 2 isoform X1 — protein sequence MKKNRSSNLRRAWPSSELTERPLEHNLSRSEKDIRVQKQHLPPPPPPHFSPSPPSYRAPGDVSPISMSPISQSQFIPLGEILCLAISAMNSAHKPVNQEALVEHLTASFPGVPTPSSEVLRHTLNMLVRERKIYPTPEGYFIVTPQTYYITPSLIRTNNKWYHLDDRLPERQPQQSQQQQQQQQQQQQQQQQPQQCTSPQSGNVTPSTPGCLRERPPRKNHSDSYNSYREDSSRLHTSALQSKSPKEHRGDSYQSKPPKDHNSGEPPPSTSAKEHRGEPPSYPYPPLPTSSPVQQPPPQDPVDKSKSITSFPYKTDTLTKKKEGSGGGSGEKQSKRFGLRLFRLSFKKDKMRQLATFSAQFPPEEWPLRDEDVPTTPIPREVEMEIIRRINPDLTVENVARHTAVMKRLEEERTQKNKAGSSAQHSARSRRGRGHRRAPHGKSRSHSKPRTSRGDPSEGSNWDLLFMERDYRFFSHSLVRSPREAMYTLERRRSGGATYLVHSNPNITESYCPVTPEWDVSGELAKRRTEMPFPEPSRGTCQSRVQRSHSHNQDRKSRHERSDQAKERSRSMDNSLKGPTLGAPEDFEPSLEERSHYYTDDGTLRATQKSSHYSRIMFSAAKFHSDFNVPDLGKGSLDESRIRSTMERNKSRDSLPTYNELMGLSPKPSTDEYFQCNTSNETILTAPSPQAKSEYDTLTSSGGLRKGSPADRQTPHLTSPHTMEYKEDLSAAKGQNGSVRLTPSQTPEPAQNARLTPHQHNVDPGGGGGGMVIKRKEIFSKDTLFKPPHNALSTGYVDSSYTKSGTLRKASHAKSTEALDNPEPQQPSNSATSSASPAVLQGCLEPTVPSASFDYYNVSDDEEEEDAEEDSHKELAKAEDNKDHGEVGGNCGGSGGGGEGTMQWLLEREKDHDLQRKLETNLTLLSPKETENSSSQKSAHSARLDSMDSSSVTVDSGFNSPRTRESLASNTSSIVESNRRQNPALSPGHIGTSGIGLPFSFRAIPEPPTTQPEKLQKSSNCLASITSV from the exons ATGAAGAAGAACCGCAGCAGCAATCTGCGGCGGGCCTGGCCCAGCTCGGAGCTCACCGAGCGCCCGCTGGAGCACAATCTCTCCCGTAGTGAGAAAGACATCCGTGTGCAGAAGCAGcatcttcctccccctcctcctcctcatttctctCCGTCCCCGCCAAGTTATCGTGCGCCAG gtgaCGTGTCTCCGATCAGTATGTCACCTATCAGCCAGTCACAGTTCATCCCGCTGGGGGAGATCTTGTGCCTGGCCATCTCTGCTATGAACTCTGCCCACAAGCCTGTCAACCAGGAGGCTCTGGTGGAGCACCTCACTGCCAGCTTCCCAG GCGTGCCTACACCCAGCTCTGAGGTTCTGCGACATACCCTGAACATGCTGGTGCGAGAGAGGAAGATCTACCCAACTCCAGAGGGCTACTTCATTGTCACCCCCCAGACCTACTATATCACTCCTTCCCTCATCAGAACCAACAACAAGTGGTATCACCTGGATGATCGGCTGCCAGAGCGCCAACCGcaacagtcacagcagcagcagcagcaacagcagcagcagcagcagcagcagcagcaacctcAGCAATGCACTTCGCCTCAGTCTGGCAACGTCACACCATCCACACCTGGCTGCCTGAGAGAGAGGCCTCCTCGGAAGAATCACAGTGACTCATACAACTCCTATCGCGAAGACTCGTCCAGACTTCATACCTCTGCGCTCCAAAGTAAGTCACCAAAGGAGCACAGGGGAGATTCTTATCAAAGTAAGCCGCCTAAGGATCACAACAGTGGGGAACCTCCACCAAGCACGTCAGCCAAGGAGCACCGAGGAGAACCGCCATCATACCCTTATCCCCCTCTTCccacttcctctcctgtccAGCAACCGCCGCCTCAAGATCCCGTAGATAAGAGCAAAAGCATCACTTCTTTCCCTTATAAAACTGACACTCtgaccaaaaagaaagaaggaagtggTGGCGGGAGTGGTGAGAAGCAATCCAAAAGGTTTGGTCTCAGGCTCTTCAGGCTAAGTTTCAAGAAGGACAAAATGAGGCAGCTGGCCACCTTCTCAGCTCAGTTCCCCCCAGAGGAGTGGCCTCTTCGTGACGAGGACGTGCCAACCACGCCCATTCCCCGCGAGGTGGAGATGGAAATAATCCGCCGAATCAACCCCGACCTAACAGTGGAGAATGTGGCGAGGCACACAGCTGTGATGAAGAGGCTGGAGGAAGAGCGTACGCAGAAGAACAAGGCGGGGTCTTCAGCCCAGCACAGTGCACgcagcaggagggggaggggccaCAGAAGGGCCCCACATGGTAAGTCCCGCTCACACAGCAAGCCCCGAACCTCCAGGGGGGACCCGTCTGAGGGTTCAAACTGGGACCTTTTGTTCATGGAAAGGGATTACCGCTTCTTTAGCCACTCGTTAGTTCGCTCGCCTCGGGAGGCCATGTACACCTTGGAGCGCAGGCGAAGTGGAGGCGCAACGTACCTAGTCCATAGCAACCCCAACATTACTGAATCGTACTGCCCCGTTACCCCTGAGTGGGACGTGTCTGGGGAGCTAGCCAAGAGGCGGACGGAGATGCCCTTCCCAGAGCCGTCGCGTGGGACTTGCCAGTCCAGAGTGCAAAGAAGTCACAGTCACAATCAGGACAGGAAGTCGCGTCACGAGAGGTCAGATCAAGCTAAGGAACGCTCTCGGTCCATGGACAACTCCCTCAAGGGCCCGACACTGGGGGCTCCAGAAGACTTTGAACCCAGTCTGGAGGAGCGTAGTCATTACTACACCGATGACGGCACCCTGCGTGCCACACAGAAGTCCTCCCACTACTCAAGGATCATGTTCTCTGCTGCTAAGTTCCACTCTGATTTTAATGTGCCTGATTTGGGGAAAGGGAGTTTGGACGAGTCAAGGATCCGGAGTACGATGGAGAGGAACAAAAGCAGAGACAGCTTGCCTACGTACAATGAGCTAATGGGACTTTCTCCTAAGCCCTCAACAGATGAGTACTTCCAGTGCAATAcgtcaaatgaaacaatcctAACTGCCCCTTCGCCTCAGGCAAAATCAGAATATGACACATTAACCTCATCAGGGGGACTCCGAAAGGGCTCTCCGGCTGACCGCCAAACgcctcacctcacctctcctcacACGATGGAGTACAAAGAGGACTTGTCGGCAGCAAAGGGACAGAACGGCTCGGTGCGACTGACGCCAAGCCAGACGCCAGAGCCGGCGCAAAATGCCCGTTTGACGCCACACCAACACAATGTAGATCCcggagggggaggaggcggtATGGTGATCAAGAGGAAAGAGATCTTCAGCAAGGACACTTTGTTCAAACCTCCACACAATGCCTTGTCCACAGGCTACGTGGACAGCAGCTACACCAAGTCCGGCACATTGCGGAAAGCCTCACATGCCAAATCAACAGAGGCCCTAGACAATCCTGAGCCCCAGCAGCCTTCCAATTCAGCCACTTCCTCAGCGTCACCTGCAGTTTTACAGGGCTGCTTAGAGCCAACAGTCCCCTCCGCCTCCTTTGACTATTATAATGTAtcagatgatgaggaggaggaagacgcaGAGGAGGACTCGCACAAAGAGTTGGCAAAGGCAGAGGACAACAAAGACCATGGGGAAGTGGGTGGTAACTGTGgaggcagtggtggtggtggggagggaACCATGCAGTGGCTACTGGAGCGGGAGAAGGACCATGATCTGCAGCGGAAACTGGAGACCAATCTGACCTTACTCAGCCCCAAGGAGACggagaacagcagcagccagaagTCGGCCCACTCTGCCCGTTTGGACAGCAtggacagcagcagtgtcaCGGTGGACAGTGGATTCAACTCCCCCAG GACGCGTGAAAGCCTTGCATCCAACACATCCAGCATAGTGGAAAGCAATAGACGGCAGAATCCAGCGCTGAGCCCCGGCCACATCGGCACCAGTGGTATCGGACTGCCATTCAGCTTTCGCGCCATCCCAGAACCCCCCACCACACAGCCTGAGAAACTCCAGAAGTCATCGAACTGCCTGGCCTCCATCACCAGCGTCTGA
- the stox2a gene encoding storkhead-box protein 2 isoform X3, with protein sequence MKKNRSSNLRRAWPSSELTERPLEHNLSRSEKDIRVQKQHLPPPPPPHFSPSPPSYRAPGDVSPISMSPISQSQFIPLGEILCLAISAMNSAHKPVNQEALVEHLTASFPGVPTPSSEVLRHTLNMLVRERKIYPTPEGYFIVTPQTYYITPSLIRTNNKWYHLDDRLPERQPQQSQQQQQQQQQQQQQQQQPQQCTSPQSGNVTPSTPGCLRERPPRKNHSDSYNSYREDSSRLHTSALQSKSPKEHRDPYPPLPTSSPVQQPPPQDPVDKSKSITSFPYKTDTLTKKKEGSGGGSGEKQSKRFGLRLFRLSFKKDKMRQLATFSAQFPPEEWPLRDEDVPTTPIPREVEMEIIRRINPDLTVENVARHTAVMKRLEEERTQKNKAGSSAQHSARSRRGRGHRRAPHGKSRSHSKPRTSRGDPSEGSNWDLLFMERDYRFFSHSLVRSPREAMYTLERRRSGGATYLVHSNPNITESYCPVTPEWDVSGELAKRRTEMPFPEPSRGTCQSRVQRSHSHNQDRKSRHERSDQAKERSRSMDNSLKGPTLGAPEDFEPSLEERSHYYTDDGTLRATQKSSHYSRIMFSAAKFHSDFNVPDLGKGSLDESRIRSTMERNKSRDSLPTYNELMGLSPKPSTDEYFQCNTSNETILTAPSPQAKSEYDTLTSSGGLRKGSPADRQTPHLTSPHTMEYKEDLSAAKGQNGSVRLTPSQTPEPAQNARLTPHQHNVDPGGGGGGMVIKRKEIFSKDTLFKPPHNALSTGYVDSSYTKSGTLRKASHAKSTEALDNPEPQQPSNSATSSASPAVLQGCLEPTVPSASFDYYNVSDDEEEEDAEEDSHKELAKAEDNKDHGEVGGNCGGSGGGGEGTMQWLLEREKDHDLQRKLETNLTLLSPKETENSSSQKSAHSARLDSMDSSSVTVDSGFNSPRTRESLASNTSSIVESNRRQNPALSPGHIGTSGIGLPFSFRAIPEPPTTQPEKLQKSSNCLASITSV encoded by the exons ATGAAGAAGAACCGCAGCAGCAATCTGCGGCGGGCCTGGCCCAGCTCGGAGCTCACCGAGCGCCCGCTGGAGCACAATCTCTCCCGTAGTGAGAAAGACATCCGTGTGCAGAAGCAGcatcttcctccccctcctcctcctcatttctctCCGTCCCCGCCAAGTTATCGTGCGCCAG gtgaCGTGTCTCCGATCAGTATGTCACCTATCAGCCAGTCACAGTTCATCCCGCTGGGGGAGATCTTGTGCCTGGCCATCTCTGCTATGAACTCTGCCCACAAGCCTGTCAACCAGGAGGCTCTGGTGGAGCACCTCACTGCCAGCTTCCCAG GCGTGCCTACACCCAGCTCTGAGGTTCTGCGACATACCCTGAACATGCTGGTGCGAGAGAGGAAGATCTACCCAACTCCAGAGGGCTACTTCATTGTCACCCCCCAGACCTACTATATCACTCCTTCCCTCATCAGAACCAACAACAAGTGGTATCACCTGGATGATCGGCTGCCAGAGCGCCAACCGcaacagtcacagcagcagcagcagcaacagcagcagcagcagcagcagcagcagcaacctcAGCAATGCACTTCGCCTCAGTCTGGCAACGTCACACCATCCACACCTGGCTGCCTGAGAGAGAGGCCTCCTCGGAAGAATCACAGTGACTCATACAACTCCTATCGCGAAGACTCGTCCAGACTTCATACCTCTGCGCTCCAAAGTAAGTCACCAAAGGAGCACAGGG ACCCTTATCCCCCTCTTCccacttcctctcctgtccAGCAACCGCCGCCTCAAGATCCCGTAGATAAGAGCAAAAGCATCACTTCTTTCCCTTATAAAACTGACACTCtgaccaaaaagaaagaaggaagtggTGGCGGGAGTGGTGAGAAGCAATCCAAAAGGTTTGGTCTCAGGCTCTTCAGGCTAAGTTTCAAGAAGGACAAAATGAGGCAGCTGGCCACCTTCTCAGCTCAGTTCCCCCCAGAGGAGTGGCCTCTTCGTGACGAGGACGTGCCAACCACGCCCATTCCCCGCGAGGTGGAGATGGAAATAATCCGCCGAATCAACCCCGACCTAACAGTGGAGAATGTGGCGAGGCACACAGCTGTGATGAAGAGGCTGGAGGAAGAGCGTACGCAGAAGAACAAGGCGGGGTCTTCAGCCCAGCACAGTGCACgcagcaggagggggaggggccaCAGAAGGGCCCCACATGGTAAGTCCCGCTCACACAGCAAGCCCCGAACCTCCAGGGGGGACCCGTCTGAGGGTTCAAACTGGGACCTTTTGTTCATGGAAAGGGATTACCGCTTCTTTAGCCACTCGTTAGTTCGCTCGCCTCGGGAGGCCATGTACACCTTGGAGCGCAGGCGAAGTGGAGGCGCAACGTACCTAGTCCATAGCAACCCCAACATTACTGAATCGTACTGCCCCGTTACCCCTGAGTGGGACGTGTCTGGGGAGCTAGCCAAGAGGCGGACGGAGATGCCCTTCCCAGAGCCGTCGCGTGGGACTTGCCAGTCCAGAGTGCAAAGAAGTCACAGTCACAATCAGGACAGGAAGTCGCGTCACGAGAGGTCAGATCAAGCTAAGGAACGCTCTCGGTCCATGGACAACTCCCTCAAGGGCCCGACACTGGGGGCTCCAGAAGACTTTGAACCCAGTCTGGAGGAGCGTAGTCATTACTACACCGATGACGGCACCCTGCGTGCCACACAGAAGTCCTCCCACTACTCAAGGATCATGTTCTCTGCTGCTAAGTTCCACTCTGATTTTAATGTGCCTGATTTGGGGAAAGGGAGTTTGGACGAGTCAAGGATCCGGAGTACGATGGAGAGGAACAAAAGCAGAGACAGCTTGCCTACGTACAATGAGCTAATGGGACTTTCTCCTAAGCCCTCAACAGATGAGTACTTCCAGTGCAATAcgtcaaatgaaacaatcctAACTGCCCCTTCGCCTCAGGCAAAATCAGAATATGACACATTAACCTCATCAGGGGGACTCCGAAAGGGCTCTCCGGCTGACCGCCAAACgcctcacctcacctctcctcacACGATGGAGTACAAAGAGGACTTGTCGGCAGCAAAGGGACAGAACGGCTCGGTGCGACTGACGCCAAGCCAGACGCCAGAGCCGGCGCAAAATGCCCGTTTGACGCCACACCAACACAATGTAGATCCcggagggggaggaggcggtATGGTGATCAAGAGGAAAGAGATCTTCAGCAAGGACACTTTGTTCAAACCTCCACACAATGCCTTGTCCACAGGCTACGTGGACAGCAGCTACACCAAGTCCGGCACATTGCGGAAAGCCTCACATGCCAAATCAACAGAGGCCCTAGACAATCCTGAGCCCCAGCAGCCTTCCAATTCAGCCACTTCCTCAGCGTCACCTGCAGTTTTACAGGGCTGCTTAGAGCCAACAGTCCCCTCCGCCTCCTTTGACTATTATAATGTAtcagatgatgaggaggaggaagacgcaGAGGAGGACTCGCACAAAGAGTTGGCAAAGGCAGAGGACAACAAAGACCATGGGGAAGTGGGTGGTAACTGTGgaggcagtggtggtggtggggagggaACCATGCAGTGGCTACTGGAGCGGGAGAAGGACCATGATCTGCAGCGGAAACTGGAGACCAATCTGACCTTACTCAGCCCCAAGGAGACggagaacagcagcagccagaagTCGGCCCACTCTGCCCGTTTGGACAGCAtggacagcagcagtgtcaCGGTGGACAGTGGATTCAACTCCCCCAG GACGCGTGAAAGCCTTGCATCCAACACATCCAGCATAGTGGAAAGCAATAGACGGCAGAATCCAGCGCTGAGCCCCGGCCACATCGGCACCAGTGGTATCGGACTGCCATTCAGCTTTCGCGCCATCCCAGAACCCCCCACCACACAGCCTGAGAAACTCCAGAAGTCATCGAACTGCCTGGCCTCCATCACCAGCGTCTGA
- the casp3a gene encoding caspase-3a, with protein sequence MSVNGPAKDSIDARRGDGQESEVSLSASASMDVDAKPRSHSFRYSLNFPSIGQCIIINNKNFDRRTGMNKRNGTDVDAANAMKVFTKLGYQVKVYNDQTVDQMKHVLTSVSKEDHSSSASFICVLLSHGDEGVFFGTDGSIELKYLTSLFRGDHCKSLVGKPKLFFIQACRGTDLDAGIEADSGEDGTTKIPVEADFLYAFSTAPGYYSWRNTMTGSWFMQSLCDMISKYGKELELLHIMTRVNHKVAVEFVSVSNSPGFDAKKQIPCIVSMLTKEMYFSP encoded by the exons ATGTCGGTAAACGGACCTGCAAAAGACTCCATAGACGCAAGAAGAGGCGATGGACAAGA GTCAGAGGTATCTTTGTCTGCTTCTGCCTCCATGGACGTGGATGCCAAACCCAGGTCCCACAGCTTCAGATACAGCCTTAACTTCCCCAGCATCGGCCAgtgcatcatcatcaacaacaagaaCTTTGACCGAAGAACAG GCATGAATAAACGAAATGGTACAGATGTAGATGCAGCCAACGCCATGAAAGTGTTCACGAAGTTGGGTTACCAAGTGAAGGTTTACAATGACCAGACAGTCGATCAGATGAAACACGTTTTAACTTCTG tgtcGAAGGAGGATCACAGCAGCTCCGCCTCGTTCATCTGTGTTCTGTTGAGTCATGGAGATGAGGGTGTGTTCTTCGGTACCGATGGCTCCATAGAGCTTAAGTACCTCACATCACTTTTTCGAGGCGATCACTGCAAATCACTGGTGGGAAAGCCCAAACTCTTCTTCATCCAG GCTTGCAGAGGCACTGATCTGGATGCAGGCATTGAAGCAGACAGCGGAGAAGATGGCACTACCAAGATCCCTGTGGAAGCTGACTTCCTCTATGCCTTCTCCACAGCCCCAG GCTACTACTCATGGAGGAATACTATGACCGGGTCCTGGTTCATGCAGTCACTGTGCGATATGATCAGCAAATACGGAAAAGAGTTGGAGCTCCTGCACATCATGACACGAGTGAACCACAAGGTGGCAGTAGAGTTTGTGTCTGTCTCCAATTCACCAGGCTTTGATGCAAAGAAACAAATCCCATGCATTGTGTCAATGCTGACCAAAGAGATGTATTTTTCTCCTTGA